GCTATAGCAATGCACATGAGCGTCAACAACACCAGGTAGCACATAACAGCCATCCGCTCTAATCACGTTACCTAAGCTTGCTATCTCGGCATCGGTTAATGATTTCATCGGAATGATATTAACGATTTTCCCTTCACTAACGCACAAGGCATGATCGTACAAAATACCACTCGTCAACACGATATTACCAATAAGTGCATATTCATTCGTATTATGCATTAAGCGATCCTCCTTCCTCATCTTTCGAGAAAAGCGCCCCATTCCGCAGAAGCTCAGCCATCATTGCAATATCCCCAGTAAGCGGACGGTCCACCGAGAGGAACGAAACCTTGGAGCGAATGCCTTTATAAGCTGTAAGAGTTCCTTGACCAAGCTGCGTCTCATTGCGCAAATCTATGGCCTGAGCTGCATTCATTGCTTCCATCCCAAGAATAAAATAGAGCCGATCTAAAATCTCCCCGGTTTTTCTTACGACAAAAGGCGCATGGCTTGAATGATCCTCCATATCTCCAGAAATGGAGTAGCTATCTGGGCTAACCGGGATCGCTAGATGACGAATTTCTGCATCTATGGAAGTGAATGTTTTCTGTAAAGTACCTAGTCCAATCGTTTTATCAGGATCAGGAGTCAGAAATCGAGTTAATCCCGTAATATCAGGATTCCCCAGCTTTATAGAACGGGAACAGGAAATTTTGGATACATGGCTTAGAGCCAACCCAAGCATCTCAAAAGCCAAAGTCCAAGTCGTAACATCGAAATTGGAATTCGGCACAATCCGGCGGTCATCTACTAATAGACAAGGGTTGTCATCGGAGCTGTTTAATTGAATAAGCAGCAAGCTTTCGGCATATGCCAAAGCATCTCTAGCCGCACCATGAACCTGGCATGCACTGCGGAAGCTAAGCGGATCTTGGATTCGATCTGCTCTTATTGTGCAATCGCCTTGCTGCCCACCCTCTAAGTAACGCCGAACAGTTTTTGCGCTTTCAGCAGCCCCTTTAAACGGGCGAGCCTTGTAAACCCCCTCGTCTAAAGGACTTCTGCAGCCATGAATAGCTTCGAGCGAGAGCGCATATACGACATCAGCCGTCTCGAGCAGCTTCCTGCACTCCTGAAGCACGATTGCACCAAGGCCTGCCGATAAGGCATTCGAGCTGACAATTGCTAGCCCTTCTCTGGCTCCTAGCCTGAGCTTAGTTAGTCCAGCTTGAGCTAACGCTTCATTGGCATCCATTGACTGACCGCCGTAGCTGACTATCCCTTCTCCGATCATGGCCAATCCGATATGCGACAACAAGCTGATGTCCGCTGCTCCGATCGAACCCCGAAGGGGCAATGCCGGATGAATTCTATGGTTTAGGAAGTCCACGTACATACGAACAACCGACGGCTGAACCCCTGCACAGCCAATCAGAAGCGTATTAAGTCTAACAACCATTATTGCCCTTACCTGTTCGTCAGAAGCCCATGGTTCAATTCCGCTGCTATGCGATAAAATGAGGTTACGATTATAGGCTTCAAAATAGTCTGCATCAATGGGTCGGTCCTTGTTAACTCCGACACCTCTATTTAAACCGTATATCGGCCTGCCCCCCGCAGCCAACTCGCACAGCACCTTGTGTGCTTCTGCGACTATCGCTTCCGCAGCTGGATTCAGTAATACTTCTGCTCCGTGCTTAGCGATCTGTTCGATTTGAGCTAGCGTCAACGAATGACCATCTAGCTCTACGGGAGCGATTTTACGAATATCTACGTCCCCATGCATGTTACAAAATCATCCCGTCAAAAGCATATTTGGAAAGCTCAATGCCAAGGGCCTTCTCCACCTCAGGATAGACGGTAGGATCCTTCACACTGGAGCTTAGCGGAATGTATTGCTTATCTATAGCAAACAGGCTAATCTCAATTCCTTCTTTTACTCCTCCTACACTAATAGGAAGCCCTGTTGAACAGTCGAAAGTGGTAATAACGTCTGGGTAAGTTGTCAGTCTCTGACCTTCGCCGTTATCAACTGCCATATATTCATTCATGACATGGAGAATAAGCGTGCCTCCATTGCCATCCTCCATTGTAATCGTCCCGATATCAAAAGCACCGGAGTAATGAACGTCTTTGCATAAAACTTTCCCACGACCGATAATGCGACCTTTTGTCTTGTCGCATACCGTTGTCATAATGGACTCAGGACCATCCGCCTCAGCGGCAATCATCGCTTTTCCCAGCTCCAATGCTAGGGATATACCACCGATTGCGGCATGCTTCTTCACGTATGAGGCAGGAATAGGATGACGTGCAGAAGCAATAAAGCCTCCAGACATGTCAGATGCCGTGCGCAGAATATTGGAGGTTTTCGCAGGGGTCCCTTTAACTACGAGCTCAAGATAAGACCCGTTGTCTCTTCTTCCGCCAACTACAACCTGAATAGTCTCGTAGTCTGTTAGTGCAGCAAGTCCCATTGATCCCATTTTACCCGTCGGATGAGCCCGGATGTCCCCTGTTGCATCAACAACAACAAGACCTAAGGCTGCCGCTGGAAGCCAACCATTAATTGTGCTGGACATGCCATTCTGTGGTGTCATAACGCCAACAACCTTGCCGTCATAACGGTCCATTAGAAGCTGAACAGCTTTAATATAGTCAACTCCCCACATCTCCCACTCGTTTCCAGCAGGTGCGCCAATAGCAGTACACGTCACGATGATAGCATCGTCCGGTAGCTCATCTACAGAAACAAGCTTAGGCTTGCCGATTCCTACTGCCGCTCCTCCAATCTCAAGACCATGATCGACCCATCCTCCGCCGCCGGATGCGAATACCGCTCCGCCTCTCACTGCTGCTTTTACATCCTCTATCGTTAACTCACGCATACTGTAAAGCCCCTCTCTAGAAGTTAATTAGCGCTATTAAAGGCGGGAGTATCCCGCCACTACAATCAAAAATCAAATCACTCCGGCTCTGTCTTAACTCGCCTAATTCCTTTGCTGCGAATTTCATCGAACGATTCCTCGTACCCAGCATCTGCGTAACGAAGTACACCAATGCTTGTGTCATTATCGAGCGCAGTCTTAAGCCTTATATCTGTTTCTTGACTACCATCAGCAACAATGGTTATCCCCGCACTAGTCATATACCCGCTGTAGCCCCCGCCACCGGAATGAATGGCGACCAAATCAGCCATCGATGAGCAGCTAAGCATGGCATTGATCAGCGGCCAATCTGAGATCGCATCACTGCCGTCCTTCATATTCTCTGTCATAATATTCGGATGAGTCATTGCGCCAGCATCAAGATGATCTCTGGAAAAAGCAATCGGTCCGCTTAGCGCTCCACTACGCACCATCTCATTAACAGCAAGCGCTAGCTTCGTTCGATCGCCATGACCGAACCAGCCAATTCGTGCAGGAAGACCTTCCACAGGAACATATTGATTAGCGAGACGAATCCAATTAACCGCAATTTCGTTATCCTTGAACTCTTCTAATATATATTGATCAATGGTTTGAATATCTTGTGGGTTCCCACTCAACGCCACCCAGCGGAATGGACCGATCGCCCGGGCAAACAATGGTCTTAAAAAGCCCTCTGTAAATACGACGATATCGAAAGCATTCTCCACCCCATATTGGGAAGCTTGTGTACGGATATTGTTTCCATTATCGAATACGATTGAGCCATTCCTTTGGAATTCAAGCATCGCCCTTACTTCCGTGGCAATTGAGGCACCCGCATCTGCTTGGAGCTTCTGCGGATCGCTTTTGCGCATTTCCACTGCTTCTTCGAGACGATAGCCAGAAGGAATATAACCATAGACCAAGTCATGCGCTGATGTCTGATCCGTTACGATATCGGGAATGATTCCTCGACGGAGAAGCTCGGGATAGACGTCCGCTGCGTTACCAAGCAAACCAACCGATAAGCTCTGCCGATTACTAACCGCTTCATCTACCCAAGCTAACGCCTCATCAAGGCTCGCTGTTTTCCTTTGTAAGTAACCAACCTCTATCCGTTTGTCTATCCGCGCTTCGGACACCTCTACACATAGAACAATTGCATTAGCCATAATTCCAGCAAGAGGCTGAGCACCTCCCATACCGCCCAATCCAGCTGTAAGTATGAATTTTCCCGTCAAATCGCCATTGAAATGCATTCTAGCAATCGACTGAAAAATCTCGTAGGTTCCCTGAATGACTCCTTGCGATCCAATGTATTGCCATGCAGCAGCCGTTAGCCCACCCCATACAATGAGTCCTTGCTCTTGATATTTATAGAAGTTGTCGCTCGTAGCCCATTTTCCGACAATATTGCAATTAGCCATAATGACTAGAGGCGCGAATTGATGAGTGCGCATAATTCCAATGGGTTTACCGGACTGGATAACGAGTGTTTCGTTTTCTTCCAAGTTCTTCAAGGTTTCTACAATAGCTCTATAGGAGTCCCAATTACGGGCAGCTTTAGCCAATGCGGCATATACGGTAAGCTCTTTCGGGTTTTCTCCATTCTCGAGGACATTCTCCAGCATGCGAAGTAATGCTTCCTGCCTCCAGCCCTTACATCTAAGCTCAGTGCCCCTGGCAGCTAATATTCGATCCATATATAAGCCTCCTAATTATCATATTACAATAATTCGTTTCCATTTATTAATAATAAGTTAACAAATTAGCTTGCCACCGTCAATAAAAAATAGTTTTCTCCTCGGAATAAAAAAGTAAATCAATCGGATTTATTGAATTACAATAGACGATATGTTACTTACAAGCAACTGACATGATTAACGATGATATTCATCTCTGTTACGTTTCGAACCCTGAGCAACTGGGAAACTCTCCTCCACATGCCCTTAAAGTGCATAATGCCCTATGCAATTAAACATAAACAATACAGAGCTACAAACAAGCATAAATAAATGTGGCAGGCCTTTGGATCAGCGAAAAATGTTTATGTCGGAGTAGAAAAAAGCTGCCCCCAAAGGTCTAATTTAGACCAAAGAGAACAGCTTCTATATGATGTGAATCTATGAAGCCTCTTCAGGAGGAGCTTCCGGTGAAGTCAGCACGATCTTGCCATCTACTAGCTCAAGCTTAACTTTGTTCGTGTTTTTGACCCCTATCGTTTCTAAATAGGTGGCAGGAACTTGAAGTCGCCCGGCCTTGTCGAGAATTGCATACTCTACGTGTGAGTCCTCCTCTAATTGGGCGATACCACTTTCAAGCTCAGCCATCTCTTCGGCATAGGACTTGCGTCGCAACATTTCCGAGGAAATTTTACCGTCGCGAATGGCAACGACACGGTCAACCTTCTTAGCAAGATGTGGATCGTGGGTAACGATGACAATTGTAATTCCAATGGTGCGGTTCAGTTCACGGAATAGATCGAGAATTTGGTCAGCCATCTTAGAATCTACTGAGCCAGTCGGCTCATCCGCAAGCAGCAGCTTCGGATGATTAGCAAGCGCAATGGCGATAGCTACTCTCTGTTGCTCACCGCCGGATAACTGGTGGAGCTTGTTATTTTTACGATGGGTTAGTCCGACTGCTTCCAATAATTCTAATGCCCTTAGCCTTTTGCGTTTTCCTCTCAGCAATATTGGCAGCTCAACATTCTCAAGCGCAGTCAGATAAGGAATTAAATTACGTGCATTGTTCTGCCAAACAAATCCTACACTTTCTCGCTTATAACGGACGAGATCTTTTTCAGTCATCTTGAGCATATTTTTCCCATCAATCTCAAGATTACCTGCCGATGGGCGATCCAGCCCGCCTAGCATATTAAGCAGCGTCGACTTTCCACTTCCACTGTTGCCGATAATAGCCATCAGCTCGCCCGTTTCAATATTTAAATCCAGCCCCTGTAATGCAAATACCTCCAGATCGGCCGCTTTGTAAATTTTGACCAAACCTTCGCAATTGATCATGGGTTAATCCTCCCCCAGTTTCAGCGCTTGGTGAATGCGAATACGGGAGAGCATGTATGACAGAATACCCAGCCCAAGCAATAACATAAAGCCAACTATAGAATATAGACGAATAAAATCAATCGCTTCAAACATGACCTTAAACGGTGGAACTAAGCTGCTCGGATTGAAGGCAATCTGAAAGTTGGGAACGAATAGACGACTAGCAACATTACCAACGATGACTCCAATTAGAATGGCTACTCCCGAAGTAAGCAGCTGCTCCAAAGCAAGCATTCCTATTAGCTGACGCAGTGAAAGTCCTATCGCACGCATAATCCCATTTTGTAAGGTTCGTCCTTTAAGAGATAATATCCAGTAAAGAAGGAAACCAACAAAGCTAATCAATATCGAAATAATAAACCCTAATGTCAAAATCCCATTAAGCGCGAGAAGGAATGGATCATTCTTTGCCTTCGTTAGTGCTTCTCTCGTGTTTACTATGCTAGTTAAGGCGATCTTCGCTTGCTTGATATCGTCGTAAAACTGGGAAGTAGGATAATCGGGCTTCAGCTTCAACCATACTTTGTAAGGCTCAAGCGCCAAATGAAATTGAATTCGACTCAGACTTCCGACAATAAGCATCGGTGCATTACTCTTCGCATCTGTTTCTGCCGCATTGATGGAGCCAACAGGCGGGTTCGGATTAAATGTAGGGAAGTATTCAATAATGCCGAAGACGACGAAGGACTGAGAGTCCACATTTTCCCATCCCACATTAATAGTGTCACCCTTCTTCACACCCTTTTGTTCAGCCAACGTACGGGAGATGAGCACTCCCCGTGAATCAGCGGCAAGCAAATTTAGATAATCATAAAATTCATAATCAAGTAAATTGTTCGGGAACCACGAGGTCATACCGAAATCATCGCTATCTATGCCGATGAGTTGAGCAACCCCATTCTTATTGCCCTCTAAAGAAAATGTTGCCTTATCCTTCACGAACACTTTAGCGGCACTCTCAACACCTGGTAATTTCTTATAGGGCTCGAAAGACGGCTCCAGATAATGAATAACCTTAGGCACCGGTGCTGGTGCAGGGCCACCTCCGAAACTAACAGCTGGCGGAGCATCATTCTGCCATTGTCCTGTAGTAACAAAATCTGCCCCATTCCCATAGCGAATCCGGTCCTCTGTATTGTTATTCAGTGTTCGCGCGGCACCTGCACTAAATACTCCTATGGCAATAGTCATAATGAGAAACACCATTAGGAATTGATATTGACTGTTCGAACGTCCGACTTGAATTAATGTGGCGTAAAGGGATGGAGGCCACCACTTTCGACCGACCCAATAAATGAGCTTTAGAACGTAAGGATATAATCTGAGAAGCAGTAAGCCCGCACCTAATACGAACAAAGCAGGCATTACAAACTGTAGCGGATCGATTTTCAGATCATCCATGTTCAAGCCTAAGCTTTTCAAATCCTTTAACCGGTTACGGAAGGTGTACAAACCATAGATGGAAACCGCTAAAGCCGCAATATCCAGAAATGCTTTGTGCCAGAATGGTTTCCGATTCATACGTGCAAGCTGCTGCTTATGTCCAACTATGGATACACGTGTAGCAATAATTACCGGGATTAGCATCATAATGAATGAAACAATAGCTGCGGCTCCTCCGTAGAGGAACGCTTGATCATTAATATGGACCGGCATACGAGACCGTTGAACGAATTCAAGAAAACCGTTCGAGGCTCCTAGCAGCTTCGTTAATCCCATTCCGATAAAAGGTCCCGTTATCCACGCAATTGCACAAAGGAATGCCCCTTCTATCGCAAAAGAGAGAACAACCTGCCACCTTGCTGCCCCCCTACTACGTAAAATGGCGATTTCATTTTTCTGTCGGTCTACGATCAGATTGGACACCATGAACATATAGAAGCCCAACATAATTAGTACTGGCACGTTCAAAGACCACATCAGCTTATTTAATTGCTTAGACCGTTCTAAATACTTCGTAATCGTATTTAATGCTGGTACAGAGAATTCAGTTTGAAAGCTTACTACCTTGCTTTGTACCTTTTCCTTAATCGATTTGTCGGTTTCTATAAATTGGTCGACTTGACCAAGCCCCATTTTAGAATAATCAAGCACAAAGAACCAACCGACTGACATCACTTGTGCTTTATTTCCGCGGATAAACTCTTGAGCAAATAACTCCTCATTAATAATGAAGACAGAGTTTAAATCGCTTAAGCTGGCATTACGGAAGTAGGGGTCGTTATATACCTTTTTGTTAAAAACACCTACAGGTTTGATTTTTACAGTTCCTAGTAGTTTATCATCCTTCAGTTCAAACACGGTATCCAACACTGTATTGAAATTGCTAAGCGTTTGAGCAGTTACAAGAACCTCATATACGCCATCAACCGGCTTATTCGCAGGCATTCTACCGTCTTCTAGCTTAATGTGGTCCTCAAAATCACTGTAGGATCTCAAAGTAGCAGTTTGCTTTGACTTCTTGTCATCAATGCTCCCTGGAGGAATGAGAAGAACCGATTGGGTACGACGCTCATGTACGAGCTCCTTAATCGGAATGCCAAATTCCCCAGCCTTCACTTCCATGAATTTATCCATCTCACTAATAACTTTGGCACGTTTCTCGTTCGATTCTCTATAGAAACCTAACATCGACCAATGCGTTCCAGGATAAACACCCTTCTCATTCTGGAAAACCTCAAGATCCTTGACGAGCATACGAGATAAAATCGCCTCAGAATAAATCGGCATTGTTCCAACAAGCGCAACAGTAATCAAAATACCAAAAAACATACTGGACACGAGCCACTTATTTTGAACCATTTTACGGATAATCATGACAAATAAGGCCACACCAAAGCCTCCCTAGCTCTAGGAATGCAAAATAATTACTGTAAAACGATGACCTGATCTACTTGTAAGCCTTTAATAATTTCCACCTCAGTGGAGCCGACCAGGCCAGGCTCGACGTCAATTTCGCGAAGGCTTTTGCCATCTTCCAGAACTCGAACAAAATTACGACCCAAATAAGAGCGCAATCCGCTACGTGGGATTTTCAGGACATCATCAAGCTCCTGCGTAATAATCTTCACACCAGCTATAGAGCCTATTTCAGCCTTAAGCGGTAATTTAGGAACTTCAATATAGAGCGTTTTAGCGTATTTCTCTGCTAAATCTTTATTTAAGGTTGTGGGAGACGAGGATGGCGTCTGAACCACTTTACCGACAACCTTCTCATCGTTTAAGGTAATATCCGCAGTTGCACCTACGTCTACCTCTCTAATATCGTTAGGATTGTCCACACGAAGAGCGATTCGAAGCTGAGAAGGATCAGCAATGATAACTAATGTCTGATAAGCGTCGACATTATCTCCTGCCTTCAACGTCTCGACAAATGTCACCTGTCCATCAATACCCGCATAAAGCTGCTTACTATTGAATTTCTTGGAAAGCTTCTCATATTTGATTTGCTCAATTTCCAGCTTTAGCTTAGCAATACTGAGAGCCTGATCATCGCTATCTTGTGTTTGCCTAAATGCATATCTGGCTTTCTCTAGCTCCAATTGCTGCTCCTTCAACTGCAGATCCAGTCCGTCCAAAATCAATTGAACAAGAATATCACCTTTCTTGACAGTATCACCTTGCTTAACTAGTATCTTATCAATCCGTCCCCCTTCTCCTGTAAACTGAGAAATGTCAGTACGGATTGATTCGAAGCTTCCACTTGAGGAAATGGCTTTAACGATACTTCCTTTCTCCACCTTCACTGTCGTGTAGTTTTCCTGAGCTGGCTTAACGAGCGGCGGCTTTAACGCTTCTTCTTCTTGAGGGAGTAGAGAACACCCCGCTAAAGTACTGCTTAGAACGATTGCCAATCCTAGAGCCGCAGCTTGTTTAATTGTGCGAAACAATTTGTCCATCCTCCAGTTCATAAACTTGATCGACGATTTCCATAATGGCTGGATCGTGCGTAGTTAGAACGACTGTAACGCCACTCTGCTCCACAAGATCACGAAATACCTTCATAATATGAAGCCCAGTTCGACTGTCCAGCTCAGCCGTTGGTTCATCTGCCAGAATCAGCTTAGGCTTGTGTGCAATCGCACGTGCTATTGCTGTTCTTTGCTGCTCGCCTCCTGACATCTCGAACGGGCGGTGATGCATCCTCGGCTTTAAGCCGACATGATCCAAGGCCTGTATGGCTGCGGCCTTCCTCTCACTCGCGGGAACTCCCGCAATTCTAAGTACGAACTCGACGTTCTCATAGGCAGACATGAGAGGAATAAGGGCAAACGATTGAAAGATCAATCCCATTTCCTTGCGACGAACGGCATCCCTTTGTTTGTTCGACATCGTTGTAAGGTCGCGCCCATCGAAAATGATAGTACCTGAAGTGGGTTGATCCAAAGCGCTTAGAAGATTTATTAGCGTTGTCTTCCCCGAGCCGGACCGACCTTTAAACGCGAGCAATTTACCTGCTGGAAGCTGAATATCAACCTCTTTCAGCACGGTTACCGCACCGGAGCCCTTACCATAAACCCGCTTAATACCCTTGCCATTAATAATATTGGGAGTCGATACGGCCATCTGGCTTATAATCTCCTTTCTACCAATTCGTCAGCGTTACAGGTCAGTTATTATTGCTTCGTTTCATTACCGATTGACGTTCCAATAGCTTGGGGGGGATCGAGGATTTCCTACCCGGGTGACCCGTGAGCAGTTCCATCAGCAGTTCAATGGCTCGAGTACTAACGTCTTCTCTTTGAATGCTAATTGTTGTTAGCGGAGGAGCGGTATACGCCGTGTACGAGTCTCCGTCAAAGCCTATAATGGATAGGCTTTCTGGCACCGAAATGCCATTACTCGTAAATTCCATAATTGCTCCCATCGCCATCAAGTCATTTGCACAGAAGATAGCTGTCATTTCAGGATGGAGCTGCTTCAGCGCTTTGGCTGCCTGAGCCCCGCTTGATCCAGAAAAGTCGCCATTCCCAACTAAGGAAGCATCGTGCTCAATTCCAGCTTCCATTAACGCTTCACAAAATCCCCCATACCTGTCCTTACAGATTCGTATATGGGCAGGACCATTTATATAACCAATAATTTGATGCCCCTCAGCGAAAAGCTTTCTCCCAGCTAATCGGCCACCCTCACGATCATCAGTAATAACCGAGGAACAGTGTGGCCCGACTACATCCTCGAAATTTACACAAGGTATCTGCAGCTTTAAGGCTTCCTGAACCATAGGATGTGATTCCGAGAAGGCAGGTAGCAATAAGCAGCCTTCAAGGCTCCGAGAGCTTATACATTCGGTTAGGAGATTGTTCGGATAATTTAAGAAAGGAATAGAGAAAAAGAGCGCATCCTTCCCATTGCGCTGTAAAGCTTGTTGTAAGGGAGAAAACATATCGACAAATCCTGAGCTCGCTTCAAACTCAAATTGCGGAAAAAATACCCCAATCAGATTGCTGCTCTTGCCCACGAGCTGCTTGGCTCCTAAATGAGGAACATACCCCATTGCTTTAGCAGTTTCCTGAATAAGCTCTCTCGTAGCTGGATTTACACCATACACCCCGTTTAATGCCCGGGATACCGTGCTAGGGGATAGATTTAATGCTTTGGCTACTGCTTTGATTCCTCCATCAACGTTTGCGGCTTTTAAGCCTTTCAAAGCGAACCACTTCGATAGGTCATCAACATTGAAGAATTCTCCTTCATTCATTGATTGCAAACGTTTGCAATGGATAATTTTACTATAATTTTAGAGTAAATATCTGTCAATTGGATTTTGTTAAGATCATAATTTTGCACACGGAAAACGTAATATTGTTCATTAGTAGCGAATTGGCACATTCCAAACCGCTATCGTGTCTCTTTAAGGATAATATCCATTGCAAGATGAAAATGGTTACAGTACAATAAAACATATTACGAAAATAATTTTCTTGGTAAGTGAAATTAAAAGGAAACTAATTTTCCACCCTAAAGGATGTTAGCCATGAGCATTCTGAATGCAATCCAGGAAAAAATGGACAGTCTGTATCTTAAGGAACGCACTTTGGCCGAGTTTCTGCTCGCACATCCTCAGCAAGCGGCCCAAATGACCATTACCGAGCTGGCAGCACAATCAGGCAGCAGCACCGCAACGATTTCTCGCTTCTGCAAAACATTTCATGCGCACAATTTTCCGGATTTCAAGCAAAAGCTAGCTACCGAGCTCGTCCAGCAAACGTCTACATCCAATCAGTATCAGGACATTGTCGCAGGCAATCCTCTTCAGGACATTGTCGCGGCAATTACGACCAATCATTTGCGGTCACTGACAGATACGACCCAAGTGCTGGATCTAAATCAGTTGCGATTGGCTATAGATGCCCTGCACAATGCCGCAAGGGTAGACCTTTACGGTTCCGCTACCTCGGGAATAGTTGCCCAGGATTTCTTCCATAAGCTCATTCGAATAGGCAAAGCGGCGGCGGCATTTTCCGACCCCCATCTTCAACTGACGTCAGCTTCATCGCTTACTTCCAAAGATGTTGCCATCGGAATTTCTTATTCAGGAGAAACGCCGGAGACGATTCATGCCCTCCGTTGTGCAGCAGAGCAAGGTGCCACAACTCTATCCATCACTCGATTTGGCATTAACACGCTTGCGGATATGTCTACAATTCGACTATTCACTTCGTCGGCCGAAGTCGGAATGCGGCGGGGAGATATGGCTTCGAGAATGGCGCAGCTGCATGTTGTCGATATTTTGTTCATTGGACTGGTCAGCGAGCATTTTGAACAATATGTCCCTCGTCTTGAACGATCCTTTCAAACGGTTAAACAATATAAAACAGGCAAAGAGGAGCGAAAAACATAATGAATATCCTTACTTTTGACAGTGACGACAAGCTAAATGAAGCGGCAGCAAATATTATTATCGGGCAAATTCAGACTACTCCGCGCGCGGTATTAGGCCTAGCAACTGGTGGTACGCCTGTAGGCATCTACAAGGAAATCGTTAAGGATTTTCAACGTGGCATGTTTAGCTTTAAGAATGTGACTACCTTTAACTTAGACGAGTACGTTAATATACCGACTGATCACCCGGAGAGCTACCATTCTTATATGAACAGCCATCTGTTTAATCATATCGACCTCCCTGAGTCCCAATGTCACATTCCGGATGGTAATGCCTCCGATACTGCGGCAGAGTGCGAGCGTTATGACCTGGCTATTGAGCTATCAGGACAAATTGACTTACAGCTGCTCGGAATAGGGCACAATGGGCATATCGGGTTTAATGAGCCTGCACATGCTCTAATTAAAGGGACTCACGTCGTTGATTTAGCGGAGGAAACTCTCGAGGCAAATGCTCGTTTTTTCGATACGATAGATGATGTTCCTAAACAAGCGCTAACAATGGGCGTCGGTACTATTCTTAAAGC
This portion of the Cohnella abietis genome encodes:
- a CDS encoding HAL/PAL/TAL family ammonia-lyase, with the translated sequence MHGDVDIRKIAPVELDGHSLTLAQIEQIAKHGAEVLLNPAAEAIVAEAHKVLCELAAGGRPIYGLNRGVGVNKDRPIDADYFEAYNRNLILSHSSGIEPWASDEQVRAIMVVRLNTLLIGCAGVQPSVVRMYVDFLNHRIHPALPLRGSIGAADISLLSHIGLAMIGEGIVSYGGQSMDANEALAQAGLTKLRLGAREGLAIVSSNALSAGLGAIVLQECRKLLETADVVYALSLEAIHGCRSPLDEGVYKARPFKGAAESAKTVRRYLEGGQQGDCTIRADRIQDPLSFRSACQVHGAARDALAYAESLLLIQLNSSDDNPCLLVDDRRIVPNSNFDVTTWTLAFEMLGLALSHVSKISCSRSIKLGNPDITGLTRFLTPDPDKTIGLGTLQKTFTSIDAEIRHLAIPVSPDSYSISGDMEDHSSHAPFVVRKTGEILDRLYFILGMEAMNAAQAIDLRNETQLGQGTLTAYKGIRSKVSFLSVDRPLTGDIAMMAELLRNGALFSKDEEGGSLNA
- a CDS encoding DUF917 domain-containing protein, encoding MRELTIEDVKAAVRGGAVFASGGGGWVDHGLEIGGAAVGIGKPKLVSVDELPDDAIIVTCTAIGAPAGNEWEMWGVDYIKAVQLLMDRYDGKVVGVMTPQNGMSSTINGWLPAAALGLVVVDATGDIRAHPTGKMGSMGLAALTDYETIQVVVGGRRDNGSYLELVVKGTPAKTSNILRTASDMSGGFIASARHPIPASYVKKHAAIGGISLALELGKAMIAAEADGPESIMTTVCDKTKGRIIGRGKVLCKDVHYSGAFDIGTITMEDGNGGTLILHVMNEYMAVDNGEGQRLTTYPDVITTFDCSTGLPISVGGVKEGIEISLFAIDKQYIPLSSSVKDPTVYPEVEKALGIELSKYAFDGMIL
- a CDS encoding urocanate hydratase; its protein translation is MDRILAARGTELRCKGWRQEALLRMLENVLENGENPKELTVYAALAKAARNWDSYRAIVETLKNLEENETLVIQSGKPIGIMRTHQFAPLVIMANCNIVGKWATSDNFYKYQEQGLIVWGGLTAAAWQYIGSQGVIQGTYEIFQSIARMHFNGDLTGKFILTAGLGGMGGAQPLAGIMANAIVLCVEVSEARIDKRIEVGYLQRKTASLDEALAWVDEAVSNRQSLSVGLLGNAADVYPELLRRGIIPDIVTDQTSAHDLVYGYIPSGYRLEEAVEMRKSDPQKLQADAGASIATEVRAMLEFQRNGSIVFDNGNNIRTQASQYGVENAFDIVVFTEGFLRPLFARAIGPFRWVALSGNPQDIQTIDQYILEEFKDNEIAVNWIRLANQYVPVEGLPARIGWFGHGDRTKLALAVNEMVRSGALSGPIAFSRDHLDAGAMTHPNIMTENMKDGSDAISDWPLINAMLSCSSMADLVAIHSGGGGYSGYMTSAGITIVADGSQETDIRLKTALDNDTSIGVLRYADAGYEESFDEIRSKGIRRVKTEPE
- a CDS encoding ABC transporter ATP-binding protein, which translates into the protein MINCEGLVKIYKAADLEVFALQGLDLNIETGELMAIIGNSGSGKSTLLNMLGGLDRPSAGNLEIDGKNMLKMTEKDLVRYKRESVGFVWQNNARNLIPYLTALENVELPILLRGKRKRLRALELLEAVGLTHRKNNKLHQLSGGEQQRVAIAIALANHPKLLLADEPTGSVDSKMADQILDLFRELNRTIGITIVIVTHDPHLAKKVDRVVAIRDGKISSEMLRRKSYAEEMAELESGIAQLEEDSHVEYAILDKAGRLQVPATYLETIGVKNTNKVKLELVDGKIVLTSPEAPPEEAS